The Ananas comosus cultivar F153 linkage group 7, ASM154086v1, whole genome shotgun sequence genome has a window encoding:
- the LOC109713299 gene encoding enoyl-CoA delta isomerase 1, peroxisomal-like, which produces MASSLVSYQITHDNIALLRLLGTGKHLLSLALINDFNKAVRRAVDDNVVGLITVHSGNSFSGGLDYNSAPEAVLVGAFASLIASLIKLPFPTVAKVTGQAYGAGFTLALAHDYLVLSTDSTVSLCQNELTEGHEVPSFAAALLFGKFPPSAAWELAVSTVPVAPPNYSPISDYVGKYVGWSIDDVATKLLEPAAGRVGTAYSAVRKSLLAEVWALVKPTVTQA; this is translated from the coding sequence ATGGCTTCGAGCTTGGTGAGCTACCAGATTACCCACGACAACATCGCCTTGCTGCGCCTGTTGGGGACAGGGAAACACCTCCTCAGCCTGGCCCTCATCAACGATTTCAATAAAGCAGTCAGGAGGGCCGTCGATGACAATGTGGTCGGCCTCATAACCGTCCACAGCGGCAACTCGTTCTCGGGCGGCCTCGACTACAATTCGGCCCCCGAGGCGGTGTTGGTGGGGGCGTTTGCGAGCCTGATCGCAAGCCTCATCAAGCTGCCATTCCCGACGGTGGCCAAGGTGACGGGCCAAGCGTACGGGGCAGGATTCACGCTGGCGCTCGCACATGactacttggtgctatcgaccGACTCCACTGTTAGTCTGTGCCAAAACGAGCTGACTGAGGGCCACGAGGTGCCGTCGTTTGCTGCGGCGCTGCTGTTCGGCAAGTTCCCGCCGTCGGCTGCTTGGGAGCTGGCAGTGTCGACAGTGCCAGTTGCCCCCCCAAATTACTCGCCCATATCTGACTACGTGGGGAAGTACGTAGGGTGGAGCATAGATGATGTTGCGACAAAACTGCTGGAGCCAGCTGCTGGCCGCGTCGGCACCGCTTACAGTGCCGTACGGAAGAGTCTGCTGGCCGAGGTGTGGGCGCTGGTGAAGCCCACAGTAACTCAAGCCTAG